ACCATCCAGCGTCCCCCATGACAGTAAAGCGTCAGCCAGCGCCTCGGGGCTATTCTCCTGCGCTGCATCGTTATGCAGGATCAAAGCGTCATCGGGCAGTTGCTGTTGCGCTTGTTGCAGGCGGGCAGCATTTAATCCGGTGATGGCGACTTTTCCGCCTTCTTTACTGATACGTAAAGCGCCAGCCAGTCCCATACCACTGGTGCCGCCGGTAATCAGTATGCGTTTATCTGTAAATCTTGCCATGCTTACCTCTTTTTAGCGTTCAGGGACAATTATTCAGCGGATAAAATTTGTGGTGTCCCTTAAGGAAATAAAAATGTTAAGGTCAAAATCTAATGGATAACAACAGGATGCTTAATATGATAGTCAGAACATGGCATGGTTGCGTACCGCTGAAACATGCTGAAGGATTTGCCGCACATTTACAGCTTACTGGTGTACAGCATGCTGAGGGGATCGCCGGAAATCTGGCTGCTTTAGTACGTCGTGAAACTCAGCAGCAGTGGGAGCACTTTTTTCTGGCGACATACTGGGTGGATATTGATGCAGTTAAAGCCTTCGCCGGGGAAAACTACCATATTGCAGTGACATATGCGGACGATGAGCAATTCGAATTGCTGTCCGATCCCTATGTATTTCAGCATCAGGTTAGCAGCGTAACGGCCTTGTAGCCTGCCGCGTGGTTACTGCAAAACACCATAACCCGCCTGTCGCGCCGCCGCTGCGCGCTGCGCCAGCAGCTGATAATGATCCGCTGGCGGCGCCATAAATCCCTGCAACTGTAACGCTGCCAGCAGTTCGCTGACGCGGCTGTCATAGTGCAGTTCGACAAAGGCGCGCTGTAATGTTGCCAGCGTAGTCGGATCCAGGCTGGCGGAAGCGACCAGCAGCGGCATTGGCGCCGGTTGCGTTTGATCAATGACCCGCACTTGCTGCATCAGCTCAGGTTCATCGCGCGCTAACAGCTCAAAAGCATAGCTATCTACCGGGCCGATATCCGCCAGTCCGCTGGCAATGGTTTCCACTACCCGCCGTGGCGTAATCAGCGGCCCGACGGTTTCGCGATACAGTCGCTGCTGGCCGGGCGTCAGCCAGCGCAGCAGATGAAAACGCAGGGCGCTGTAACCAGAGTGCGACTCCGGGTTGGTAAACGCCAGCCGCTGACCAAAGGTTTCCGCCAGATGCTGATAAGGTGCATCTTTTGCCACAATTAAACGGCTGCGATAGCTGCCAGCACCGTCCGCCAGCGAATGCAACGGAACCGGCGTGGCCAGCGCCACCACCGGAAACAGCCCAAGGGAAAACGGCAGGCCGCACATCAACACCCCCGCCAGATCCGCGCGCTGCCACAGGGCCTCCAGCGGCGCCGGGGCCGGATAGTCGATCACATCGCCGCTGACATTTGCCCGGCGATACACCTCCTGCAGCAGCTTCTTCCAGTTTGCCGCCGCCGTCGCAGTGACTGAGTACATCCGTGCGTTAGCGATCATGCGTAGCGTAACGTCTGGCCAATGCCCAGCTTTTGCGCTTTTTCCAGCATCGCATGACCAAGGGCGATATCACTCAGCGACAGGCCGCGATGCCAGAACAGAATGGTTTCATCATCGCGTTCGCGTCCGCTTTTTATCCCGGCGACAATCTGCCCCAGTTCGCCGTGCAGCGTGGTTTCACTCAGCTTTCCGGCTTCAACATGGGCGCGCAGCGAACCAAACATGCCGCCTTTGCACTGACCCCAGTCATCAACCACCATTTTAGCCATAATGTCGGTCAGCGACAGTTCGACTGCGCTCATGGTGCCATAGGGGATCACCAGCGCGCCGGGTTTGATCCACGCGGTCTTCAGCATGGGCGTTGGTTTTTCCAGCCGCGAGGCTTCCACCACGATATCCGCATCGCGCACGCAGCTTTCCCAGTCGTCGGTGACGATAATCTTTTTACCCAGATCCTGCTCCAGCCGACGGGCAAAGGCTTCACGGCTCTCCGCCCGGCGTGAGTGAACGCGGATCTCATCAAAGTCATACAGGCTATCCAG
This is a stretch of genomic DNA from Winslowiella toletana. It encodes these proteins:
- a CDS encoding phosphate/phosphite/phosphonate ABC transporter substrate-binding protein; the protein is MIANARMYSVTATAAANWKKLLQEVYRRANVSGDVIDYPAPAPLEALWQRADLAGVLMCGLPFSLGLFPVVALATPVPLHSLADGAGSYRSRLIVAKDAPYQHLAETFGQRLAFTNPESHSGYSALRFHLLRWLTPGQQRLYRETVGPLITPRRVVETIASGLADIGPVDSYAFELLARDEPELMQQVRVIDQTQPAPMPLLVASASLDPTTLATLQRAFVELHYDSRVSELLAALQLQGFMAPPADHYQLLAQRAAAARQAGYGVLQ
- a CDS encoding ornithine cyclodeaminase family protein, translating into MTEQVNISYLNGPDIQQLAMSDSEILAAVEAGLLAQGNHQTVIEPRVHLIPDPAFNGHFNVLRGYIAPLNLAGVKVVGDYVNNYKLGLPSEMAMLNLFNPQTGMPVAILDASAITDMRTGAITALGARHLARKNSKVLAHIGARGTAYWNVRLLDSLYDFDEIRVHSRRAESREAFARRLEQDLGKKIIVTDDWESCVRDADIVVEASRLEKPTPMLKTAWIKPGALVIPYGTMSAVELSLTDIMAKMVVDDWGQCKGGMFGSLRAHVEAGKLSETTLHGELGQIVAGIKSGRERDDETILFWHRGLSLSDIALGHAMLEKAQKLGIGQTLRYA